A region from the Procambarus clarkii isolate CNS0578487 unplaced genomic scaffold, FALCON_Pclarkii_2.0 HiC_scaffold_173, whole genome shotgun sequence genome encodes:
- the LOC138361083 gene encoding uncharacterized protein produces MKKQKQIPTAPRQSSKAPSEGWKTVQQGSLRRLEDSPARLPQKAGRQSSKAPSEGWKTVQQGSLRRLEDSPARLPQKAGRQSSKAPSEGWKTVQQGSLRRLEDSPARLPQKAGRQSSKAPSEGWKTVQQGSLRRLEDSPARLPQKAGRQSSKAPSEGWKTVQQGSLRRLEDSPARLPQKAGRQSSKAPSEGWKTVQQGSLRRLEDSPARLPQKAGRLKQKSP; encoded by the coding sequence atgaaaaaacaaaaacaaatcccgactgcaccaaggcagtccagcaaggctccCTCAGAAGGCTGGAAGACAGTCCAGCAAGGCTCCCTCAGAAGGCTGGAAGACAGTCCAGCAAGGCTCCCTCAGAAGGCTGGAAGACAGTCCAGCAAGGCTCCCTCAGAAGGCTGGAAGACAGTCCAGCAAGGCTCCCTCAGAAGGCTGGAAGACAGTCCAGCAAGGCTCCCTCAGAAGGCTGGAAGACAGTCCAGCAAGGCTCCCTCAGAAGGCTGGAAGACAGTCCAGCAAGGCTCCCTCAGAAGGCTGGAAGACAGTCCAGCAAGGCTCCCTCAGAAGGCTGGAAGACAGTCCAGCAAGGCTCCCTCAGAAGGCTGGAAGACAGTCCAGCAAGGCTCCCTCAGAAGGCTGGAAGACAGTCCAGCAAGGCTCCCTCAGAAGGCTGGAAGACAGTCCAGCAAGGCTCCCTCAGAAGGCTGGAAGACAGTCCAGCAAGGCTCCCTCAGAAGGCTGGAAGACAGTCCAGCAAGGCTCCCTCAGAAGGCTGGAAGACAGTCCAGCAAGGCTCCCTCAGAAGGCTGGAAGACAGTCCAGCAAGGCTCCCTCAGAAGGCTGGAAGACAGTCCAGCAAGGCTCCCTCAGAAGGCTGGAAGGCTAAAACAAAAATCGCCTTAA